One stretch of Macrotis lagotis isolate mMagLag1 chromosome 7, bilby.v1.9.chrom.fasta, whole genome shotgun sequence DNA includes these proteins:
- the ASNS gene encoding asparagine synthetase [glutamine-hydrolyzing] — protein sequence MCGIWALFGSDEGLAARCLSATRVAHRGPDAFRFETVRGLAGCCFGFHRLAVVDPLSGMQPLRLRRCPGLWLCYNGEIYNHRQLQKHFGFEYQTQVDGEILLHLYRKGGIEHMAPLLDGVFAFVLLDTANRKVFLGRDTFGVRPLFRVLTEEGLLGVCSEAKGLVGLKHPGAPRLQIDPFPPGHYEVLDLKTNGKVVPVEMVKFHNCKDPPLHTLYDPLEKLPSGFDLETVKSNIRLLFYHAVRKRLMTDRRIGCLLSGGLDSSLVAATLLKQLKEAEVSYPLQTFAIGMEDSPDLLAARKVAAHIGSEHHEVLFSPEEGIQALDEVIFSLETYDITTIRASVGMYLVSKYIRKNTDSVVIFSGEGSDELTQGYIYFHRAPSAEDAHEESERLLKELYLFDVLRADRTTAAHGLELRVPFLDHRFTSYYLSLPPELRIPKNGVEKHLLREAFQDANLLPKEILWRPKEAFSDGLASVKKSWFTILQEHIEHQVSDSLLENAAQRFPLNTPKTKEGYYYRQVFEKHYPGHADWLTHYWMPRWIEATDPSARTLAHYKSAPKE from the exons ATGTGCGGCATCTGGGCGCTGTTCGGCAGCGACGAGGGCCTGGCGGCGCGGTGCCTGAGCGCCACGCGGGTGGCCCACCGCGGCCCCGACGCCTTCCGCTTCGAGACGGTGCGCGGCCTGGCCGGCTGCTGCTTCGGCTTCCACCGCCTGGCCGTGGTGGACCCGCTGTCCGGCATGCAGCCGCTGCGCCTGCGCCGCTGCCCGGGGCTCTGGCTCTGCTACAACGGCGAGATCTACAACCACCGGCAG CTGCAGAAGCACTTCGGGTTTGAGTACCAGACGCAGGTGGACGGGGAGATCCTGCTGCACCTGTACCGCAAGGGCGGCATCGAGCACATGGCCCCCCTGCTGGACGGCGTGTTCGCCTTCGTCCTGTTGGACACCGCCAACCGCAAGGTCTTCCTGGGCCGGGACACCTTCGGGGTCCGGCCGCTGTTTAGAGTGCTCACGGAGGAGGGGCTCCTGGGCGTGTGCTCTGAAGCCAAAG GCCTGGTGGGCTTGAAGCACCCCGGGGCTCCCCGCCTTCAGATCGACCCCTTCCCCCCCGGCCATTATGAAGTCCTGGATTTAAAGACCAACGGCAAGGTGGTGCCTGTGGAGATGGTGAAGTTTCACAACTGCAAAGACCCGCCCCTGCACACCCTCTACGACCCCCTGGAGAAGCTGCCCTCAG GCTTCGATCTCGAAACGGTGAAGAGCAACATCCGGCTGCTCTTCTACCATGCCGTGCGCAAGCGCCTGATGACGGACCGCAGGATCGGCTGTCTCCTGTCAG GTGGCCTGGATTCGAGCTTGGTGGCCGCCACCCTCCTGAAGCAGCTGAAGGAAGCCGAGGTTTCCTACCCGCTCCAGACCTTTGCGATTGGCATGGAAGACAGCCCCGACTTGTTGGCTGCTCGAAAG GTGGCGGCTCATATTGGGAGCGAGCACCATGAGGTCCTCTTCAGTCCAGAGGAGGGGATCCAAGCCCTGGACGAAGTCATCTTCAGCCTGGAGACCTACGACATCACCACCATCCGAGCGTCTGTGG GCATGTATCTGGTCTCCAAGTACATCCGGAAGAACACGGACAGTGTGGTCATCTTCTCTGGAGAGGGCTCCGATGAGCTCACTCAGGGCTACATCTATTTTCACCGG GCGCCATCGGCCGAGGATGCCCACGAGGAGAGCGAGAGGCTGCTGAAGGAGCTCTATCTGTTTGACGTGCTGCGGGCAGACCGCACCACAGCTGCCCACGG cCTAGAGCTGCGGGTTCCATTTCTGGACCACAGATTTACCTCCTATTACCTGTCCCTGCCTCCGGAACTCCGGATCCCAAAG AATGGGGTTGAGAAACATCTACTGAGAGAGGCGTTTCAGGATGCCAACCTGTTGCCCAAAGAGATTCTCTGGCGGCCGAAAGAAGCCTTCAGCGACGGTCTCGCCTCTGTCAAGAAGTCCTGGTTCACCATCCTCCAGGAGCACATTGAGCATCAG GTCTCTGACTCCTTACTGGAGAATGCTGCCCAGAGGTTCCCACTGAACACTCCAAAGACAAAGGAAGGCTACTACTACCGGCAGGTCTTTGAGAAGCACTACCCCGGCCACGCGGACTGGCTCACGCATTACTGGATGCCCAGGTGGATCGAGGCCACTGACCCTTCTGCCCGCACCCTGGCTCACTACAAGTCGGCCCCCAAGGAGTAG